Proteins co-encoded in one Oxyura jamaicensis isolate SHBP4307 breed ruddy duck chromosome 7, BPBGC_Ojam_1.0, whole genome shotgun sequence genomic window:
- the RAMP1 gene encoding receptor activity-modifying protein 1, with amino-acid sequence MAPLPRRFLCFMLAHHFIAATACHEAEYGRQIRERCLRPFKLSMEGIGQRLWCDWDETMGTYGELTNCTVAVAENLTCYWPNRLVDEFFVAVHRHYFRNCSPSGRALHDPPNGVLCPFILVPVLVTLLMTALVVWRSKRSEGIV; translated from the exons ATGGCCCCACTGCCTCGCCGCTTCCTCTGCTTCATGCTCG CCCACCACTTCATCGCAGCGACGGCGTGCCACGAGGCGGAGTACGGCCGGCAGATCCGCGAGCGCTGCCTCCGGCCCTTCAAGCTGAGCATGGAGGGCATCGGGCAGCGGCTGTGGTGCGACTGGGACGAGACCATGGG CACCTACGGGGAGCTGACCAACTGCACGGTGGCCGTGGCCGAGAACCTCACCTGCTACTGGCCCAACCGGCTGGTGGACGAGTTCTTCGTCGCCGTGCACCGCCACtacttcaggaactgctccccGTCCGGCCGGGCGCTGCACGACCCCCCCAACGGCGTGCTCTGCCCCTTCATCCTGGTGCCCGTCCTCGTCACCCTGCTGATGACGGCGCTGGTGGTGTGGAGGAGCAAACGCAGCGAGGGCATCGTCTAG